In Chitinophaga sp. HK235, a single window of DNA contains:
- the atpG gene encoding ATP synthase F1 subunit gamma, giving the protein MSGQLKEVRNRIKSIQSGQQITKAMKMVSAAKLRRAQDAILLMRPYALKLQEMLQNIVSNSEGNIDTPLAAQRAVEKVLIVVITSDRGLCGAFNSNLIKTAKRVIREKYHEQYEQGKVEILPIGKKGYEHFAQNGYRVNDKFWHMFSNLTFDHVKEAAAIALNGFIDGTYDAVEIIYSEFKNAATQTFVSEQFLPIAKVENNENNKLKADYIFEPQKDVLIAELMPKILNTQFFKAILDTHASEHGARMTAMDKATENAQELLRSLKISYNRARQAAITTELTEIVSGAAALAG; this is encoded by the coding sequence ATGTCCGGACAGCTTAAGGAAGTTCGAAACCGAATCAAATCTATTCAATCTGGTCAGCAGATCACAAAAGCCATGAAAATGGTGAGTGCTGCGAAATTAAGACGTGCCCAGGATGCCATTTTGCTGATGCGTCCTTACGCCTTAAAGCTCCAGGAAATGTTGCAGAATATTGTTTCCAACAGTGAAGGCAATATCGACACACCTCTGGCAGCACAACGTGCGGTTGAAAAAGTACTGATCGTGGTAATCACTTCAGACAGAGGCTTGTGCGGTGCATTTAACTCCAATCTGATCAAAACTGCCAAACGTGTTATCCGCGAAAAATACCACGAGCAGTATGAGCAGGGCAAAGTAGAGATACTGCCTATCGGTAAAAAAGGATATGAGCACTTTGCACAGAACGGTTACAGAGTGAACGATAAGTTCTGGCACATGTTCAGCAACCTGACTTTTGATCATGTGAAAGAAGCTGCTGCTATAGCGCTGAATGGCTTTATCGACGGTACCTATGATGCAGTGGAAATCATTTACAGTGAATTCAAAAACGCTGCTACCCAGACATTTGTGTCTGAGCAGTTCCTGCCCATTGCTAAGGTGGAAAACAATGAAAACAACAAATTAAAGGCTGATTACATCTTCGAACCGCAGAAAGACGTGCTGATTGCAGAGTTAATGCCTAAAATTCTGAATACCCAGTTCTTCAAAGCTATTCTGGACACACATGCTTCTGAGCATGGTGCCCGTATGACCGCGATGGATAAAGCAACAGAAAACGCTCAGGAACTGTTGCGCTCCCTGAAGATCTCTTACAACCGCGCCCGTCAGGCTGCCATCACTACCGAGCTGACCGAGATCGTAAGTGGTGCTGCTGCGCTGGCTGGTTGA
- the scpB gene encoding SMC-Scp complex subunit ScpB, with protein MEISQLIPHVEALIFAADRPLPLLEIMDLLNNALAFLEDRATLDQVEAAMEAIKEKYSSEFYAFEVRNSGGGYQFMTKKEYYQTVAQLNGDKFLKRLSTAALETLAIIAYRQPVSKGEIEYIRGVSTDYSIQKLLEKELIVISGRSEELPGKPLLYAVSRSFMDYFGINSAADLPKLRELFDEEMVQPTLINDDTATIGRGEVTNEGNDEVQVHSMMVSESGELLDPDHELDNLEESGETPEILPAAEDQDAEPDDEIIPFDTYLSTGEEDTTAAAPTPEDAITPEEENEDKDPDGMIEEAMGLPTEDDEPAGEHEDEDDEDDEDDETSKDTDQTK; from the coding sequence ATGGAAATATCACAGCTCATCCCGCATGTGGAAGCACTTATCTTTGCGGCCGACAGGCCTTTACCGCTGCTGGAAATAATGGATTTACTTAACAATGCACTGGCCTTTCTGGAAGACCGCGCTACGTTAGACCAGGTAGAAGCAGCTATGGAAGCCATAAAGGAAAAATACAGCTCCGAATTTTATGCCTTTGAAGTAAGAAACAGCGGTGGTGGATACCAGTTCATGACTAAAAAAGAATATTATCAGACCGTTGCCCAGCTGAACGGGGATAAATTCCTGAAACGCTTGTCCACCGCGGCCCTGGAAACACTTGCCATTATCGCCTACCGCCAGCCTGTCTCCAAAGGTGAAATTGAATATATCCGCGGTGTCAGCACCGACTATTCCATTCAGAAACTGCTGGAAAAAGAACTGATCGTGATCTCCGGCCGTAGTGAAGAACTGCCCGGAAAGCCATTGCTCTACGCCGTGTCCCGCTCATTTATGGACTATTTCGGTATCAACTCTGCCGCCGACCTGCCTAAACTCAGGGAGCTCTTCGATGAAGAAATGGTACAGCCCACCCTGATCAACGACGACACCGCCACTATCGGTCGCGGCGAAGTAACTAATGAAGGAAATGATGAAGTGCAGGTACATTCCATGATGGTGTCTGAAAGCGGAGAGCTGCTGGATCCCGACCATGAGCTGGATAACCTGGAGGAGTCCGGAGAAACACCAGAAATACTGCCTGCAGCCGAAGATCAAGATGCTGAACCAGATGACGAAATCATTCCTTTCGATACCTATCTTTCAACCGGAGAAGAAGATACCACCGCAGCCGCTCCCACCCCGGAAGATGCCATTACTCCGGAAGAGGAAAACGAAGACAAGGACCCCGATGGTATGATAGAAGAAGCCATGGGCCTTCCTACAGAAGATGATGAGCCTGCGGGAGAACATGAAGATGAGGATGATGAGGATGATGAGGATGATGAAACCAGCAAAGATACAGATCAAACAAAATAA
- the rny gene encoding ribonuclease Y: MDVTLYTTIAAVVALIIGIVLGKVIFAKNTQQKIDDAEQQAKKIISDAQVSAENLKKDRLLEAKEKYLQLKSEHEKEVMQRNQKISESENRIKQKEQSLNQKNEQLQKQINENDAIKETLNRQMELVTVKRSELEKHQEEHIRRLEKVAGLTAEEAKHQLVESLKEEARSQALSHIQEIIEDAKLKANKEAKKIIIQSIQRTAAEQTIENTITVFTLESDEIKGQIIGREGRNIRAIEAATGVDLIVDDTPEAIVLSSFDPLRREIARLSLQRLVQDGRIHPARIEEVVEKTKKQLEEQVMDIGERTVIELGIHGLHKELVRLVGKMRFRSSYGQNLLMHSKETANLCAVMAAELGLNPKLAKRAGLLHDIGKVPDEETELSHALLGAKLAEKYGEHAAVVNAIGAHHDEMEMQYVISPIVQACDAISGARPGARREIMQSYLQRIKDLENLALSHEGVEKAYAIQAGRELRIIVESDKVSDNDADRLSFEIANKIQTEMQYPGQIKVTVIREKRAVNIAR; encoded by the coding sequence ATGGATGTTACACTTTATACGACAATAGCTGCAGTAGTGGCATTGATCATAGGAATAGTGCTAGGTAAGGTGATATTTGCCAAAAACACACAGCAAAAAATAGACGACGCTGAACAACAGGCTAAAAAAATCATCTCAGATGCACAAGTGAGCGCTGAAAACCTCAAAAAAGACAGGTTACTCGAAGCGAAGGAAAAATACCTGCAATTAAAAAGTGAGCATGAAAAAGAAGTCATGCAGCGCAACCAGAAAATATCTGAATCTGAAAACCGTATTAAACAGAAAGAGCAATCGCTCAATCAGAAAAACGAGCAACTTCAGAAACAAATAAACGAAAACGATGCTATTAAAGAAACGCTGAACCGCCAGATGGAACTGGTTACCGTTAAGCGTAGCGAGCTCGAAAAACACCAGGAAGAGCATATCCGCCGCCTGGAAAAAGTGGCAGGCCTCACTGCCGAAGAAGCTAAACATCAGCTGGTGGAAAGCCTGAAAGAGGAAGCCCGTTCACAGGCGCTGTCCCATATCCAGGAAATCATCGAAGATGCCAAATTAAAAGCCAACAAGGAAGCTAAAAAAATCATCATACAGTCTATCCAGCGTACTGCTGCAGAGCAGACCATTGAGAACACCATCACCGTGTTCACCCTGGAAAGTGATGAAATCAAAGGCCAGATCATCGGCCGTGAAGGACGTAATATCCGTGCCATCGAAGCCGCTACCGGTGTAGACCTCATCGTAGACGATACCCCTGAAGCGATCGTACTGTCTTCCTTCGACCCGCTGCGCCGTGAAATTGCACGTCTGTCGCTCCAGCGCCTGGTACAGGATGGCCGTATCCACCCTGCCCGTATCGAGGAAGTAGTGGAAAAAACCAAGAAACAACTGGAAGAACAGGTGATGGACATCGGAGAAAGAACGGTGATTGAGCTGGGTATCCATGGCCTGCATAAAGAACTGGTACGCCTGGTAGGTAAGATGCGTTTCCGCTCTTCCTACGGTCAGAACCTGCTCATGCACTCCAAAGAAACTGCTAACCTCTGTGCGGTAATGGCTGCTGAGCTGGGCCTCAACCCTAAACTGGCCAAACGTGCCGGCCTCCTGCACGATATTGGTAAAGTGCCTGACGAAGAAACTGAACTGAGCCACGCCCTTCTGGGTGCCAAACTGGCTGAAAAATACGGTGAACATGCCGCAGTGGTAAACGCCATCGGCGCCCACCACGATGAAATGGAAATGCAATACGTGATCTCCCCGATCGTTCAGGCCTGCGACGCCATCAGTGGTGCCCGTCCCGGCGCCCGCCGCGAGATCATGCAGAGCTACCTGCAACGTATCAAAGACCTGGAAAACCTGGCCTTGTCTCACGAAGGTGTAGAGAAAGCCTATGCTATCCAGGCCGGCAGGGAATTACGTATCATCGTAGAGAGTGATAAAGTATCCGACAACGATGCAGACCGCCTGTCTTTCGAGATCGCCAATAAAATTCAGACCGAAATGCAATACCCCGGTCAGATCAAGGTAACCGTAATCCGTGAAAAACGCGCGGTGAACATTGCACGCTAA
- a CDS encoding cell division protein ZapA encodes MEQLIPINIVVSDRSYRIKIRPEEEEEVRRIMKEVNEKIVDFKTSYAGKDQQDYVAMALIMYATHPVTSGGKAQAVTAPFLQEKLEKLEEIINQALG; translated from the coding sequence ATGGAACAACTCATTCCTATCAATATCGTGGTATCTGACCGCTCTTACCGGATCAAAATACGGCCGGAAGAGGAGGAAGAGGTACGTCGTATTATGAAGGAAGTGAATGAAAAAATTGTTGACTTTAAGACCTCTTATGCTGGGAAAGACCAGCAGGACTACGTTGCTATGGCCCTCATCATGTATGCCACCCACCCTGTTACCAGCGGAGGTAAGGCGCAGGCTGTTACTGCTCCCTTTCTGCAGGAAAAACTTGAAAAGCTGGAAGAAATCATCAACCAGGCACTGGGATAA
- a CDS encoding DUF1080 domain-containing protein: MKRSFLKFVWGAALVLCTSSAFAQKAQSLFNGKNLDGWKIHGTEKWYVDKGELICESGPDKEYGYLATDKQYKNFELTVQFKQEADGNSGVFFHSSLEGTKISGWQAEVAPPNMHTGGIYESYGRGWLIKPEKEREQYLKMGEWNTMKIRVSGDQVTTWLNGYEMITLKDEKIGAADGQIALQIHSGGGIKVRWKNIKLVPLKG, translated from the coding sequence ATGAAGCGGTCTTTTTTAAAATTTGTATGGGGGGCTGCCCTCGTATTATGTACCAGCAGCGCTTTTGCTCAGAAAGCACAATCATTGTTCAACGGTAAAAACCTGGATGGCTGGAAAATACACGGTACTGAAAAATGGTATGTAGACAAAGGAGAACTGATATGTGAAAGCGGCCCGGATAAAGAATACGGCTATCTGGCTACCGACAAACAATACAAAAACTTTGAGTTGACCGTACAGTTCAAACAGGAAGCAGACGGCAACAGCGGCGTGTTTTTCCACTCTTCCCTGGAAGGCACCAAAATTTCCGGCTGGCAGGCAGAAGTAGCGCCACCCAACATGCACACCGGCGGTATCTACGAATCCTATGGCCGCGGATGGCTGATCAAACCTGAAAAGGAAAGAGAACAATACCTGAAAATGGGTGAATGGAATACCATGAAAATCCGGGTATCCGGCGATCAGGTAACCACCTGGCTCAATGGCTATGAGATGATCACCCTGAAAGACGAAAAAATCGGCGCAGCCGACGGTCAGATTGCCCTCCAGATTCACTCCGGTGGAGGCATCAAGGTAAGATGGAAAAATATTAAACTGGTTCCGCTGAAAGGATAA
- a CDS encoding SDR family oxidoreductase — translation MHYKDQVIFITGASSGIGRQLALLLAQEKAWLILAARHHDTLEAVKQECLQYTSHCEILVMDITNEEQVNAGAQHAWQLFGKIDVLINNAGVTQRSKLIDTQVSAIRQLMEVNFFGPVMLTKALLPYFKIQQRGQIIVISSMAGLMGYPWRSGYNAAKHALQGYFETLQTEQPIPQLYTTLVCPGRIHTPITYAAITADGSPFGKMDPGQEHGIPVEQCARRILTAMRKRKKLVLIARAERILLWFKRFFPPLFYAIARKGN, via the coding sequence ATGCATTACAAAGACCAGGTAATCTTTATAACAGGCGCCAGTTCCGGTATAGGCCGGCAACTGGCGCTTTTATTGGCGCAGGAAAAAGCCTGGCTAATTCTGGCTGCCCGCCACCACGATACACTGGAGGCTGTAAAACAGGAATGCCTCCAATATACCTCACATTGTGAAATACTGGTGATGGACATCACTAATGAAGAACAGGTTAATGCAGGCGCTCAACATGCCTGGCAACTGTTCGGGAAAATTGATGTGCTGATCAATAATGCAGGTGTCACCCAACGTTCCAAACTGATAGATACGCAGGTGTCTGCCATCCGGCAACTGATGGAAGTCAACTTCTTCGGGCCTGTGATGCTTACCAAAGCCTTACTGCCCTATTTTAAAATACAGCAACGTGGCCAGATCATCGTTATCAGCAGCATGGCTGGTCTGATGGGCTATCCCTGGCGTTCCGGCTATAATGCCGCCAAACACGCCCTGCAAGGGTATTTCGAGACATTGCAGACAGAGCAGCCTATACCTCAACTATACACTACCCTGGTATGTCCCGGCCGTATTCATACTCCTATCACCTATGCAGCCATCACTGCTGACGGGTCTCCGTTCGGAAAGATGGACCCGGGCCAGGAACATGGTATCCCGGTAGAACAATGTGCCCGGCGTATACTCACGGCCATGCGTAAACGAAAAAAGCTAGTGCTGATTGCCCGCGCAGAACGGATACTGCTCTGGTTTAAGCGTTTCTTTCCACCACTTTTTTACGCAATAGCGCGGAAAGGGAATTAA